ACGGCGTCGGACGACGCACCAAAAGCAGTCTTTTCAGCCATCCCAAAAAATGGCTGAAAAGGCGAACAGCTAACTGATATTTTGGCTTAGGCGGTTGTCATGTTTCCGCTGAACCACCACCAGCAGCGCCAGATAGTGCAAGGGGTCATAGATGGCGTCCTCACGCGCATAGGAGCGTGGATGCCGGGCAATCACCTCAGCGCCACAGGCGATCACCACTTCGTGGATGTAGCCCCGCACCTGCACATCGTGAAAGCCATAACGCACCGGAACCGAATAGTCATTGGTTCGATAGCGCACCAGCGCCTGGGATGTGACCTTGGCGCTCACCTTCTCGCAAGCGTCGTAGGGAATTGGCGGCAGCGGCAGGAACGCCGCCTGGTCTGTGGAAAATCGTTCTCCGATACTCCGCTGACAGCCTCGCAATGTCTGTTGACGACGCTCCAGGCATTTCTGGCGCAGGTGAGCGTTGAGCGCATCAAACGATTCAAAGCGGGGAGCCGGGACCATGAAGTTGCGTCGGGCGTAGACGACCAGCCCCTCGACCTTGCCTTTGTCGTTACCTCGCGCCGGGCGGCCAAAGCGGCTATCGAACAGGTAATGGGATTGCAGCCGGATCATCTCTTCGGTCAGATCTCGGCGACCATCCCGGTAAACTTTGACCACGGCGATGCTGGTGTTGTCGTACAGAATGCTTTGGGGAACGCCGCCGAAGTGATCACAGGCGGCGTTATGCCCCGCACAAAACGCTTCCGTGGTTTCCGCGGGGAAGCCCATAACGAAGCTGTCGTCGCTGTAGGGCAGACTCATACAGAAAAAGTGGATCTTGCGCTCCACGCCGCCGATCACGCCGTGCGTTTGCCCAAAGTCCACCTGGGCGTGTCCGGGCGCATGGCTGAGGGGAACAAACTTCTCTTTCAGATGCAGACGCTTGCCGCGCACATACTCCTTGACCGCGCCATATTTCCCGTCGTAGCCGTATTCATCGCGCAGCCGTTCATATATCCGCTGCGCGGTGTGGCGCTCCTTCTTGATCTTCTCCAGATCGTTCTTGAGAATCTGATCTATGAACCCGGTGAACGGCCCCAGTTTGGGCAATCTGACCGGCTTGCTCCGCTGGTAGCCTGGCGGCTCAGGGTTCTCCATCATTTTGCGCACCGTGCGCGGATCCAGCTCAAAAGTCTCCGCCGCCTTGCGCTTGCTCATCCCGCCTCTGGTTACCGCCAAACGCACTTCTCTGTACATGCTCACTGAATACATCCTCCCACCCCCTGACCCGGAAACTCTATGACTGAGTTTTCTGAGTTAGAGAGCTTTTTCTGGTGTGGGATTTTTGGACCGCCATTTTTGGACGATCCAAGCTGTTTCAGTGATGCATTTTTACGGCGCCATTCTCACAGCTTGGCGTTGTGCGCCAACAACGCCTTGGCGTCACCCTTCTCATACGCCTGCATCGTGCTCCAAGTGCGCGCCAGCAGGAGCATACAATGCTCTTCCTGGGCGCAGGCTTCTGCGCCAACGTCGCACTGATTGCAAATCGGATACATTCCTGGATTGGCTGGCAAAACGCTGATCGTGCGGGCGTGAAGGCCAGTTTTTAGACCGTTGTAGCGGGTGCGCAGGCGCTGTTCAGCGGTGGGGTAACCCTCCAGGTTCTCCGCAGAGCGGCGCTTACCTTCAGGCGTGCGCGGACCGGTGGCGCACATGGCGGCGCGCTGCCAGGAGGCTTGGCCCGCCTCTTCAAAACACTCAGGGCAGGAAGCGAACCAATAGAAGGGTGGGTTGACCCCCTTCGGGGCAGGTTCTGAGCGCAAAGGCGTGCTTTCGAAGCGATGCCCACAAGCATCACACTCAAAACGTAGAGCGCCATCAGACGTGTTCGCGTGCGTAGCCATACCAAGAGACTACCAAAGTCAAAATGACAAGTCTCTAATCACACTCATCTATTGCAAATTTTGATTCGCCCAACCAAACCTCAAAAGAGTGCATCCGTTCAGGTACCCACCCCCCCGTTGGTGGGGGGCGGGGGCGCTCTGCCGACCCCCCACCCCCTGACCTTGCCTTGACATTGCCGCTCCTTGGTTGCGGGTTTGCCTGCTCCACTCATCCCTAACCCACTGATTGTTCGTCCTCACACCCCCGCTTGGTTGCGGCTTTCTACACTACCCGCAACCACGCCACCCCCCCGCTTTGGCGGCTCTTTGACGCTCTTCCCACACCCCGCACACCCGCCCCACAACATCACGCCAAGCCCTTGTTTAGGCGACTAACCCACCCCAAGCCGCCTAAACCCACCGTCGCCGTTAAGTGGTGTTCCCGGCAACAAATCAAACCCATGAGGCGCGGACAGGCTTCCCCTGTGGCCGCCACCCCCTCCCCGCCCCATACCCTGCGCCGCCCAGCTCCCGCCCTCTCTCCCCTTGCGCTGAGCCGCCACGCCACACCCTTGCGCCCCGCGCCACACAATAAAACCGCTCCGTGTTACTGTAATCCATACAGCACACAACACATCAACTTTGAATTTTATTCTGTTTTATTGATGATTTCGATTGTTTTACTTATGCGTTCTTGCTATACTGGCATTGCGAGTTGAGACACACCCCACATATTCCTAACAAGCGCCCTTGAGGCCGGGAGGAAGTTCATGAATCCCTTTGAAGAGATCACCACCCGCATTATCACCCTGATGGAACAAGGCCACATCCCCTGGCGTAAACCTTGGGCAAGCGCCGGAACTTCCGAACACGCCTTAAACTTCTCCACTAAGAAACACTATCGCGGCATCAATGCGTTTCTGTTGCCGGTGATGGGATCACTTCAGGGTTACGTCTCTCCCTACTGGACCACCTACAAACAGGCCCAAGAAAAAGGCGGTCAGGTGCGTAAAGGGGAGAAGGGGTTCCCCGTGGTTTTCTTTAGCTTTCAAGAAAAGCGATTGGATCAACTGGACGATAACGGCAACCCGTTGCTGGATCGGTACGCACTTCTCAAGCGCTATACCGTCTTCAATATCGACCAGTGCGACGGACTCGACGCCCCCCGGCCTGCGCCCGTGGCCACGCCGGCGGCGTTCTCGCCCATCGACGCCGCCGAACGCATCGTCACCGACTGGCGCGACGCCCCGCCGATTCGCTATGGCGGCGCCCGCGCGTGCTACACCCCCGGCTCTGACCGCATCCAGATGCCGCCGCGCGACGCCTTCCACGGCGCCGAAGAGTTCTATTCGACCCTGTTCCATGAGATGGGCCACGCCACCGGCCACGCTTCGCGCCTCGATCGCGACATGAAGCCGCTATTGGTTTCGCGCCATAGCTACTCCAAAGAGGAGCTGATTGCCGAATTCACCGCCTGCTTTCTGTGCAACCGCGCGGGCATCCTGCCGCACACTGAGGAGAACAGCGCCGCCTATCTGCGTAGCTGGATGACGGTGCTGAAAAATGACCCGCGCATGGCGGTTTACGCCGCCGCACAGGCGCAAAAGGCCGCCGATTGGATTTTGCATACACGCGCCGCCGACGCCGAAACGCGCCGCGCCGCCTGACGCCATCACCGGGCGGGGGATCGGCCCCCGCCCGGCCTGAACGCCACGATTTAAATTATGCCACGACAACCAAGATCTTGATTCACTCACTGTCACGCGCCATACTGTTGTTAAGCATGCAAAATGCCTATCACCCTTTCCTGACAAGGCCCTTGAGGCCGGGAGGATTGCCATGACCGCTCAAAACACCCCCTCTGCTGAATCCCTGTTCGACGCCCTGACAGAAGAGCAAGCCAACGACCTGCTCGAATGGGCGCTCCTCGATTCCCGCAACGCCATCGCCCAAGGCGGCAACGGCCAAACCACCAGCGAAATGCAGCGCGCCAGCGAAGCCTGGCGCGACCTGGACGACGCCACCCGCCTGGCCCATGACGCCATCCTGTCCGCCCTGCGCCGTGAAGCGCTGGCGGGCATGCGCGAACTCATCGGCAATGGAATCGTCGATGCTGAGGGCTTCT
The Magnetofaba australis IT-1 DNA segment above includes these coding regions:
- the istA gene encoding IS21 family transposase; protein product: MSKRKAAETFELDPRTVRKMMENPEPPGYQRSKPVRLPKLGPFTGFIDQILKNDLEKIKKERHTAQRIYERLRDEYGYDGKYGAVKEYVRGKRLHLKEKFVPLSHAPGHAQVDFGQTHGVIGGVERKIHFFCMSLPYSDDSFVMGFPAETTEAFCAGHNAACDHFGGVPQSILYDNTSIAVVKVYRDGRRDLTEEMIRLQSHYLFDSRFGRPARGNDKGKVEGLVVYARRNFMVPAPRFESFDALNAHLRQKCLERRQQTLRGCQRSIGERFSTDQAAFLPLPPIPYDACEKVSAKVTSQALVRYRTNDYSVPVRYGFHDVQVRGYIHEVVIACGAEVIARHPRSYAREDAIYDPLHYLALLVVVQRKHDNRLSQNIS
- a CDS encoding ArdC family protein gives rise to the protein MNPFEEITTRIITLMEQGHIPWRKPWASAGTSEHALNFSTKKHYRGINAFLLPVMGSLQGYVSPYWTTYKQAQEKGGQVRKGEKGFPVVFFSFQEKRLDQLDDNGNPLLDRYALLKRYTVFNIDQCDGLDAPRPAPVATPAAFSPIDAAERIVTDWRDAPPIRYGGARACYTPGSDRIQMPPRDAFHGAEEFYSTLFHEMGHATGHASRLDRDMKPLLVSRHSYSKEELIAEFTACFLCNRAGILPHTEENSAAYLRSWMTVLKNDPRMAVYAAAQAQKAADWILHTRAADAETRRAA